In one Gracilinanus agilis isolate LMUSP501 chromosome 6, AgileGrace, whole genome shotgun sequence genomic region, the following are encoded:
- the NKX3-2 gene encoding homeobox protein Nkx-3.2, whose product MAVRSGNTLTPFSIQAILNKKEERAGHPCLEGRLPQARGAAAPAGSIAAAPACCWRLFGEMDSGTVGGAGETLLPSSAGPRAAAAAAAAAAAAAVSRTAESPRSWDSDSALSEENEGERRCPETVGLPVMASGGGRAQETPCRGQPGPEAQAKELEEEPPGLSDSEMSASVSADRSPRTEEDGGGGKCEKLFCGGGPGEEEQSAPKPRKKRSRAAFSHAQVFELERRFNHQRYLSGPERADLAASLKLTETQVKIWFQNRRYKTKRRQMAADLLASAPAAKKVAVKVLVRDDQRQYHPGEVLRPPSLLSLQPSYYYPYYCLPGWALSTCTAAAGTQ is encoded by the exons ATGGCGGTCCGCAGCGGTAACACCTTGACGCCTTTCTCCATCCAGGCGATTCTTAACAAGAAGGAGGAGAGGGCAGGACATCCGTGCTTGGAAGGGCGCCTGCCCCAGGCTAGGGGAGCTGCGGCCCCTGCAGGCTCTATCGCCGCGGCTCCAGCTTGTTGCTGGAGGCTTTTTGGAGAAATGGACTCGGGTACTGTGGGGGGAGCTGGGGAGACGCTCCTACCCTCCTCTGCGGGGCCTAGGGCGGccgcggcagcagcagcagcagcagcagcagcagctgtgagTCGTACAGCTGAGAGCCCGAGGAGCTGGGACTCAGATTCGGCTCTGAGCGAGGAGAACGAAGGGGAACGGCGATGCCCGGAGACTGTAGGACTGCCTGTGATGGCCAGCGGCGGGGGACGAGCCCAGGAGACTCCCTGCAGGGGGCAGCCGGGGCCCGAGGCTCAAGCCAAAGAGCTGGAAGAGGAGCCCCCAGGCCTGAGTGACAGCGAGATGTCAGCCAGCGTTTCAG CAGATCGCAGCCCCAGGACGGAGGAAGACGGAGGAGGAGGAAAGTGTGAGAAACTTTTTTGTGGCGGGGGCCCGGGAGAAGAGGAGCAATCTGCGCCCAAGCCGCGGAAGAAGCGCTCGCGAGCCGCTTTCTCTCACGCGCAGGTCTTCGAGTTGGAGCGTCGCTTCAATCACCAACGCTACCTGTCCGGGCCCGAGAGAGCCGACCTGGCGGCCTCTCTGAAACTCACCGAGACTCAGGTGAAAATCTGGTTCCAGAACCGCCGCTACAAGACCAAGCGCCGCCAAATGGCCGCAGACCTGCTCGCCTCGGCTCCCGCGGCCAAGAAGGTCGCGGTCAAAGTGCTAGTAAGGGACGATCAGAGACAGTACCACCCTGGGGAGGTGCTCAGGCCCCCCTCGCTGCTTTCCCTTCAGCCCTCCTACTACTACCCCTACTACTGCCTCCCGGGCTGGGCCCTCTCCACCTGCACGGCGGCAGCGGGCACCCAGTGA